A stretch of Schistocerca nitens isolate TAMUIC-IGC-003100 chromosome 6, iqSchNite1.1, whole genome shotgun sequence DNA encodes these proteins:
- the LOC126263180 gene encoding probable chitinase 10 — protein sequence MRGVFLIASCLLASLVVVSHAATLRQHHMVLVANAGCSGAGEPFPNPDDCGSFLQCEASGVAAVKQCPANLHFNAELKVCDYPWSANCKEADSSSSDSSSQEDDDSSSEEADKAVAKVSKKLASGAPAKKPKAIALHA from the exons ATGAGGG GTGTTTTCCTGATTGCAAGCTGTCTGCTGGCTTCGCTGGTGGTTGTCAGCCATGCAGCGACTCTCAGACAGCACCATATG GTGCTGGTTGCAAACGCGGGCTGCAGCGGTGCGGGAGAGCCGTTCCCCAACCCTGATGACTGCGGCAGCTTCCTGCAGTGCGAAGCATCGGGCGTCGCAGCGGTCAAGCAGTGCCCCGCCAACCTGCACTTCAACGCGGAGCTCAAAGTGTGCGATTACCCGTGGTCCGCCAACTGCAAGGAGGCGGACAGCTCGTCTTCGGACAGTTCTTCTCAAGAAGACGACGATTCCTCATCTGAAGAGGCAGACAAGGCCGTTGCTAAAGTCAGTAAGAAACTAGCGTCAGGTGCACCAGCAAAGAAACCGAAGGCCATTGCTCTTCATGCCTAA